Genomic segment of Eupeodes corollae chromosome 2, idEupCoro1.1, whole genome shotgun sequence:
atatcttaattatttattgtgtATTTTTAGTGCTGATGGAAGAATCTAAACTCAGTATGCAAATAAGAAAGCAAATCAACTATCATTTGCGTAATGGAGATCCATTGCCAGCGCGTCCGCCACCAATAAAGACCACTCCCAAGAATATGGACGACAATACTCGAGCTCTCTACATAATCCAAAAAGCTCGTGCTGCCAAAAAGAAGAGCCTTAATTCTATTCTTGCCAGTGGTGCTTATGAAATGCCAAGGTTTATcagtgcaaacatttttttattaaataatcttTTCAAAGGGATTGTTTGTGCTTCTATTTTTTTGAAGGTATCGTCCAAATCCAGATGGGAAGATGCCATCGAATAAGGCCAAACTCAAATTACAAGAAGTAATGAGTGGTATTCGACACTCAGAAGTTTGTCTCAAACCAAAGAAAAGACCTGAGCAGATAGAAGAAGATTCTTATGATCCAGAAGATCTTATAAATGAATGTAAAAGACAATATAACAAAATGCCTTTTGTCTCAAAACTATtagtaaataattgttttcgttttttaaaatttcagtaCTCGACCAAATTAATGAACGAGCAGATTGGTTGGCTGAAATGGAAGAACTAGGTGAAGGCAAGAAGTACCGAGATGATATTAAATCACAAATAGCAGAtcgtttgagaaaaataaaaatgttagaaaaacaaatagaacTCAAGAAACAGGGATATCGGTTTGTCGAATAAGGAGTTCAATTCAAAATTActgaaataattaaacaaatatgtatgcgagtttttttttcaaaatttaattttttaattagctCATAGTCAAAGGGTTTTGAATAACTTCAATAGTATTACACATTCGTGACTAAAGAACGAGTATCTGTACTTTAAGGCATGCCAAAAGTTTGGCTCAAGACTAAATTGATGTTTATTCCAAGAAGAACTGTTTAagagaggaatgcaactggctatttctccaAAGCATATTCC
This window contains:
- the LOC129944500 gene encoding UPF0193 protein EVG1 homolog isoform X3, producing the protein MLMEESKLSMQIRKQINYHLRNGDPLPARPPPIKTTPKNMDDNTRALYIIQKARAAKKKSLNSILASGAYEMPRYRPNPDGKMPSNKAKLKLQEVMSGIRHSEVCLKPKKRPEQIEEDSYDPEDLINELLDQINERADWLAEMEELGEGKKYRDDIKSQIADRLRKIKMLEKQIELKKQGYRFVE
- the LOC129944500 gene encoding UPF0193 protein EVG1 homolog isoform X1, translated to MSEQNIKWPSKRIAQGGMFHAPKVEYSKETSDLLKLLMEESKLSMQIRKQINYHLRNGDPLPARPPPIKTTPKNMDDNTRALYIIQKARAAKKKSLNSILASGAYEMPRYRPNPDGKMPSNKAKLKLQEVMSGIRHSEVCLKPKKRPEQIEEDSYDPEDLINELLDQINERADWLAEMEELGEGKKYRDDIKSQIADRLRKIKMLEKQIELKKQGYRFVE
- the LOC129944500 gene encoding UPF0193 protein EVG1 homolog isoform X2 — its product is MVEEAGRTNAEVLMEESKLSMQIRKQINYHLRNGDPLPARPPPIKTTPKNMDDNTRALYIIQKARAAKKKSLNSILASGAYEMPRYRPNPDGKMPSNKAKLKLQEVMSGIRHSEVCLKPKKRPEQIEEDSYDPEDLINELLDQINERADWLAEMEELGEGKKYRDDIKSQIADRLRKIKMLEKQIELKKQGYRFVE